A stretch of the Thiohalospira halophila DSM 15071 genome encodes the following:
- a CDS encoding DUF6364 family protein, whose translation MAEETTRITIRLPRQDVEFAKAYAKAHGLSMTEVIARHLRQLRSLERHSPSAELEAITGLLPPELDAEQANRDHLVEKHGK comes from the coding sequence ATGGCCGAGGAAACGACCAGGATCACCATTCGCCTGCCCAGGCAGGATGTGGAGTTCGCCAAGGCGTATGCCAAGGCGCACGGGCTCAGCATGACCGAGGTCATCGCTCGGCACCTGCGCCAGCTCAGGTCGCTGGAACGGCATTCGCCGAGCGCCGAGCTGGAGGCGATCACCGGCCTTTTGCCCCCTGAGCTGGATGCCGAGCAGGCCAACCGGGATCACCTTGTCGAGAAGCACGGCAAGTGA
- a CDS encoding type II toxin-antitoxin system RelE/ParE family toxin, producing MIVFWTPEAQRDRAEIWEFISADDPLAAIDMDERFSRATARLEDHPDMGRTGQVSGTLEWIPHENYRLTPPAAPAPPAASGR from the coding sequence GTGATCGTCTTCTGGACGCCTGAGGCCCAACGGGACCGCGCCGAGATATGGGAATTCATCTCGGCGGATGATCCGCTCGCGGCTATCGATATGGACGAGCGATTCAGCCGTGCTACTGCTCGTCTCGAGGACCATCCCGATATGGGTCGCACGGGCCAGGTGTCCGGCACGCTGGAATGGATACCGCACGAGAATTACCGCCTCACTCCACCCGCTGCACCTGCCCCTCCGGCAGCATCAGGGAGGTGA
- a CDS encoding type II toxin-antitoxin system Phd/YefM family antitoxin: MTETIDIDEAKTHLARLLDKVSQGEPVIIARAGKPVARLTQFDSPEPDRARRIGFLKGQIEVPDDFDRMGEEPNDGGGQGVVTP; the protein is encoded by the coding sequence ATGACAGAAACCATCGACATCGACGAAGCTAAGACCCATCTCGCGCGCCTCCTGGACAAGGTCAGCCAGGGTGAGCCGGTGATCATCGCCCGGGCCGGGAAGCCGGTGGCCCGTCTGACCCAGTTTGACTCCCCTGAGCCGGACCGGGCTCGCCGGATCGGCTTCCTCAAGGGGCAGATCGAGGTGCCGGACGACTTCGACCGAATGGGAGAAGAGCCCAATGATGGGGGTGGCCAAGGGGTTGTCACTCCTTAA
- the tviB gene encoding Vi polysaccharide biosynthesis UDP-N-acetylglucosamine C-6 dehydrogenase TviB, which produces MTDPFTPPEQPRLAVIGLGYVGLPLAAEFGRHLDVVGFDVNAARVAELRAGRDSTREVEPAELAAATGLTVTDDPAALADCNTFIVTVPTPVDEYKTPDLTPLIRASETVGPRLAAGDVVIYESTVYPGATEEACIPVLERTSGLTYNQDLFAGYSPERINPGDKEHRFTTITKVTAGSTPAVADYVDGLYASVVTAGTHKASSIAVAEAAKVIENTQRDVNIALVNELAIIFNRLGIDTEEVLKAAGTKWNFLPFRPGLVGGHCIGVDPYYLTHKAQAIGHHPEMVLAGRRINDGMGPYIADRLVKRMVKTGFPVVGSRVLVMGLTFKENCPDLRNTRVVDIIEDLTDYNAQVTVWDPWVDPQEAEHEYGITPETTVPAPGTFDAIVLAVPHREFLEMGPEAIRELGRENAVLFDVKSTLPAGSATLRL; this is translated from the coding sequence GTGACCGACCCCTTCACCCCCCCGGAACAACCGCGCCTGGCCGTCATCGGCCTCGGCTACGTCGGCCTGCCGCTGGCTGCCGAGTTCGGTCGCCACCTCGACGTGGTGGGCTTCGACGTCAACGCCGCCCGCGTGGCCGAGCTGCGCGCCGGCCGCGACTCCACCCGGGAGGTGGAGCCGGCCGAGCTGGCCGCGGCCACCGGCCTCACGGTGACCGACGACCCCGCCGCCCTGGCCGACTGCAACACCTTCATCGTCACCGTCCCCACCCCGGTGGACGAGTACAAGACCCCGGACCTCACCCCGCTCATCCGCGCCAGCGAGACCGTGGGCCCGCGCCTGGCCGCCGGGGACGTGGTCATCTACGAGTCCACCGTCTACCCCGGCGCCACCGAAGAGGCCTGCATCCCCGTGCTCGAGCGCACCTCCGGCCTCACCTACAACCAGGACCTCTTCGCCGGCTACAGCCCCGAGCGCATCAATCCCGGGGACAAGGAGCACCGCTTCACCACCATTACCAAGGTCACCGCCGGCTCCACCCCCGCCGTGGCCGATTATGTGGATGGCCTCTACGCCTCCGTGGTCACCGCCGGCACCCACAAGGCCAGCTCCATCGCCGTGGCCGAGGCGGCCAAGGTCATCGAGAACACCCAGCGGGACGTGAACATCGCCCTGGTCAACGAGCTGGCGATCATCTTCAACCGCCTGGGCATCGATACCGAAGAGGTCCTCAAGGCCGCCGGCACCAAGTGGAACTTCCTCCCCTTCCGGCCCGGCCTGGTGGGCGGCCACTGCATCGGCGTGGACCCCTACTACCTCACCCACAAGGCCCAGGCCATCGGCCACCACCCGGAGATGGTTCTCGCCGGCCGCCGCATCAATGACGGCATGGGCCCCTACATCGCGGACCGCCTGGTCAAGCGCATGGTCAAGACCGGCTTCCCCGTGGTGGGCTCCCGGGTCCTGGTCATGGGGCTCACCTTCAAGGAGAACTGCCCCGACCTGCGCAACACCCGCGTGGTGGACATCATCGAAGACCTCACCGACTACAACGCCCAGGTCACCGTCTGGGACCCGTGGGTGGACCCGCAGGAGGCCGAGCACGAATACGGCATCACCCCGGAGACCACCGTACCGGCCCCCGGCACCTTCGACGCCATCGTCCTCGCCGTGCCCCACCGGGAATTCCTGGAGATGGGCCCGGAGGCCATCCGCGAGCTGGGGCGGGAGAATGCCGTCCTGTTCGACGTGAAATCGACGCTACCAGCCGGCAGTGCCACCCTCCGCCTGTGA
- a CDS encoding DUF4258 domain-containing protein: MAQDASATRVFTGHARQRMEERQVPADWVDHVLREGSVDQVRHENGSWRYRVSHVDQWGRTAVVTAIPAPRKLVIVTVTRSE, translated from the coding sequence ATGGCACAGGATGCCAGCGCTACGCGTGTTTTTACTGGACACGCCCGACAGCGTATGGAGGAGCGGCAAGTCCCTGCAGACTGGGTGGACCACGTGCTTCGAGAAGGCAGTGTGGACCAGGTCCGCCATGAGAATGGTAGTTGGCGCTACCGGGTCTCCCATGTCGACCAGTGGGGGCGCACGGCCGTGGTCACAGCGATCCCCGCGCCCAGGAAGCTGGTTATCGTAACCGTTACTCGTTCGGAGTGA
- a CDS encoding CopG family ribbon-helix-helix protein, producing the protein MSKDAVFTMKLDADLRDEFMAVAAGEDRPASQVMRELMRSYVEQQRQAREYDDYLRQKVENARASMRTGQGRTNEEVEASFSALRDKVTRQ; encoded by the coding sequence ATGTCGAAGGACGCCGTCTTCACGATGAAGCTGGATGCCGATCTTCGCGATGAGTTCATGGCTGTTGCAGCGGGGGAGGACCGGCCCGCTTCCCAGGTCATGCGCGAACTCATGCGGAGCTATGTCGAGCAGCAGCGGCAGGCTCGCGAGTACGATGACTACCTACGTCAAAAGGTCGAGAACGCTCGCGCCTCCATGCGGACAGGGCAGGGGCGGACGAATGAAGAGGTCGAGGCTTCATTCAGTGCGCTTCGTGACAAGGTGACCCGGCAATAG
- a CDS encoding MarR family EPS-associated transcriptional regulator: protein MPSDEFHYQLMKRLEADPEASHRQLAEELGVSVGKTHYSLKALIERGWVKAGNFRRSDNKLAYAYYLTPQGMNEKARLALRYLRTKQAEYERLHAEIEALKQEVEQGGE, encoded by the coding sequence ATGCCCTCCGACGAATTCCACTACCAGCTCATGAAGCGCCTCGAGGCCGACCCCGAGGCCAGCCATCGGCAACTGGCCGAGGAGCTGGGTGTGTCCGTGGGCAAGACCCACTACAGCCTCAAGGCGCTCATCGAGCGCGGCTGGGTCAAGGCCGGCAACTTCCGCCGCAGCGACAACAAGCTCGCCTACGCCTACTACCTCACGCCCCAGGGCATGAACGAGAAGGCGCGCCTGGCCCTGCGCTACCTCCGCACCAAGCAGGCGGAGTACGAGCGCCTGCACGCCGAGATCGAGGCGCTGAAGCAGGAAGTGGAGCAGGGCGGGGAGTAA
- a CDS encoding DUF2235 domain-containing protein has translation MPPPAPRNLVFCCDGTGNIAEAPATNVVHLHRRLRDAPATQISRYEPGVGTFSVLTPWRGGPVGRALGLLFGYGLRRNIDNGYRFLTELYREGDRIFLFGFSRGAYAVRALAGRLEAERRPVHFLGAWDTVASLGYLTRQRTFDARATPGATPSATHLRHALAIDEKRPKFEPLRWTEPPLADHQTREEVWFPGAHADVGGGYPERGLAEIALQWMLDQARAAGLHLREDGQPRQPPDPAGRLHQPWNTWQGRALKALFGGPSPRTIPEGAAIHASALQRREQTDYEPDLPEAYRVDATPHVQE, from the coding sequence ATGCCCCCACCAGCCCCCCGCAACCTCGTCTTCTGCTGCGACGGCACCGGTAACATCGCCGAGGCCCCGGCGACCAACGTCGTCCACCTCCATCGCCGCCTGCGGGACGCCCCTGCCACCCAGATCAGCCGCTACGAGCCCGGCGTGGGTACCTTCTCCGTGCTCACCCCCTGGCGGGGCGGGCCGGTGGGCCGCGCCCTGGGCCTGCTCTTCGGCTACGGCCTCCGCCGGAATATCGACAACGGCTATCGCTTTCTCACCGAGCTCTACCGCGAGGGGGACCGGATCTTCCTATTCGGCTTCAGCCGCGGCGCCTACGCCGTCCGCGCCCTGGCCGGCCGGCTGGAGGCGGAGCGCCGCCCCGTCCACTTCCTGGGCGCGTGGGACACCGTCGCCTCCCTGGGCTATCTCACCCGCCAGCGCACCTTTGACGCCCGCGCCACTCCCGGCGCGACCCCCAGCGCGACCCATCTCCGCCATGCCCTGGCGATCGATGAGAAGCGACCGAAGTTCGAGCCCCTGCGCTGGACCGAGCCGCCCCTGGCAGATCACCAGACCCGGGAAGAGGTCTGGTTCCCCGGTGCCCACGCCGACGTCGGCGGCGGCTACCCCGAGCGCGGCCTGGCCGAGATCGCCCTGCAATGGATGCTGGACCAGGCCCGCGCCGCCGGCCTGCACCTGCGCGAGGACGGGCAACCGCGCCAGCCGCCGGACCCCGCCGGCCGCCTCCACCAACCCTGGAACACCTGGCAGGGCCGGGCGCTCAAGGCCCTCTTCGGCGGCCCCAGCCCCCGCACCATCCCCGAGGGCGCGGCCATCCACGCCAGCGCCCTCCAGCGCCGGGAGCAGACCGACTACGAACCCGACCTGCCCGAGGCGTACCGGGTGGATGCCACCCCGCACGTACAGGAGTAG
- a CDS encoding DUF2442 domain-containing protein produces the protein MIAVDEAKHVEGYKIWLRFSDGEEGIVDFSDIIERFAAAQPLKDPSEFLSFYLDGWPTLAWPCGFDYSPQALYSLATGKNAWDQAENEAEPASVE, from the coding sequence ATGATTGCCGTTGATGAGGCGAAACACGTCGAAGGCTACAAGATCTGGCTGCGGTTCTCCGACGGTGAAGAAGGCATTGTGGACTTCTCGGACATCATCGAGCGCTTTGCAGCGGCGCAGCCGCTCAAGGATCCGTCCGAGTTTCTCAGCTTCTACCTGGATGGCTGGCCAACGCTGGCCTGGCCCTGCGGATTCGATTACTCGCCGCAGGCGCTGTATTCCCTGGCTACCGGGAAAAACGCCTGGGATCAAGCGGAAAACGAGGCCGAACCGGCTTCGGTGGAGTAG
- a CDS encoding DUF2281 domain-containing protein, whose protein sequence is MSTPNEAENSAEAIYQQARLLPPDLRKEVLDFIGYLESRYQESDESRAYREAQIPAMEAVWDNAEDEVWDDW, encoded by the coding sequence ATGAGTACGCCCAACGAGGCGGAAAACTCCGCTGAAGCCATCTATCAGCAGGCGCGGTTATTGCCGCCCGACCTACGCAAGGAAGTACTGGATTTCATCGGTTACCTGGAGAGTCGCTACCAGGAGAGTGACGAGTCGAGGGCATACCGAGAGGCGCAGATTCCGGCCATGGAAGCGGTCTGGGATAATGCCGAGGACGAGGTCTGGGATGACTGGTGA
- a CDS encoding AbrB/MazE/SpoVT family DNA-binding domain-containing protein, giving the protein MPRAVREALHLHAGQPFQVVVYEDRIELIPQWAMSEMRGFLKGIDTEVRREDGGIAD; this is encoded by the coding sequence ATTCCCAGGGCGGTACGCGAGGCCCTGCACCTGCATGCGGGACAGCCGTTCCAGGTTGTCGTCTACGAGGACCGGATCGAACTCATACCGCAGTGGGCAATGAGCGAGATGCGGGGTTTCCTCAAGGGCATTGATACAGAGGTCCGCCGGGAGGACGGCGGCATCGCCGACTGA
- the rfaH gene encoding transcription/translation regulatory transformer protein RfaH, with amino-acid sequence MSEEPVFGGEGWYLVYTKPQAEEQARENLTRQGYRTWLPFVRERKRVKGRYKTVVEPLFPRYLFVRLSAGLEDWSPIRSTLGVSTLVRFGTWPARVPDELVEAFRATMDETGICDLDAPPVAPGDRIRITEGVMAGYEGICQARNSGERVTIMLNAAGQFTSLMLPEGQVQRVE; translated from the coding sequence ATGAGCGAGGAGCCGGTTTTCGGCGGCGAGGGCTGGTATCTGGTCTACACCAAGCCCCAGGCGGAGGAGCAGGCGCGGGAGAACCTGACGCGTCAGGGCTACCGCACCTGGCTGCCCTTCGTACGCGAGCGCAAGCGGGTGAAGGGGCGCTACAAGACGGTGGTGGAGCCGCTCTTCCCGCGCTATCTCTTCGTGCGGCTCTCCGCGGGGCTGGAGGACTGGAGCCCCATCCGCTCCACCCTGGGGGTGAGCACGCTGGTGCGCTTCGGCACCTGGCCGGCGCGGGTGCCGGACGAGCTGGTGGAGGCCTTCCGCGCCACCATGGACGAGACCGGGATCTGCGACCTGGACGCCCCGCCGGTGGCCCCTGGCGACCGGATCCGGATCACCGAGGGGGTCATGGCCGGTTACGAGGGGATATGCCAGGCCCGCAACAGCGGCGAGCGGGTGACCATCATGCTCAACGCCGCCGGCCAGTTCACCTCCCTGATGCTGCCGGAGGGGCAGGTGCAGCGGGTGGAGTGA
- a CDS encoding type II TA system antitoxin MqsA family protein, protein MEQCMICGSTEVERDTVTHHATEFGVRSVYLLNTPVTRCRECGDEAITIPHYGRVARQIRDRLCALNRVLEGNEFALLRRELGLTATELARRINVHAVTISRWEHGHVSLSQSADRLLRTWTLAALGYKWMDMDRLLGSLPEGGIDHVEIDLATGPDGEFWMETHYRFGGTQSAWKMVRGRK, encoded by the coding sequence ATGGAACAGTGCATGATCTGCGGATCCACCGAGGTCGAACGGGACACCGTCACGCATCATGCGACGGAGTTCGGCGTGCGCTCGGTCTATCTCCTCAATACGCCGGTTACGCGCTGTCGGGAGTGCGGCGACGAGGCGATTACCATCCCACACTACGGCCGCGTAGCCCGACAGATCCGGGATCGGCTCTGTGCTCTCAACCGCGTTCTGGAGGGCAATGAATTCGCCCTGCTGCGGCGGGAGCTGGGGCTGACCGCTACCGAACTGGCACGGCGCATCAATGTTCACGCGGTCACCATCTCCCGCTGGGAACATGGGCACGTCTCACTCAGCCAGAGTGCGGACCGCCTCCTGCGCACCTGGACGCTGGCCGCACTGGGATACAAATGGATGGATATGGATCGCCTGCTGGGCAGCCTCCCGGAAGGCGGCATTGACCATGTCGAGATTGACCTGGCTACGGGCCCTGATGGCGAATTCTGGATGGAAACCCACTACCGCTTTGGCGGTACGCAGTCCGCATGGAAGATGGTGCGAGGACGGAAATGA
- a CDS encoding helix-turn-helix domain-containing protein has protein sequence MSDFKALFQESRSGDEHWMARATQEFTEDLHRLMQRRAISKAELARRLGSSPAYITKVLRGDANFTVRSMVRLARALDGRLVLHLEAEEDTV, from the coding sequence ATGAGTGACTTCAAAGCGCTATTTCAGGAGTCCCGCAGTGGGGATGAACACTGGATGGCCCGTGCCACCCAGGAGTTTACCGAAGACCTGCACCGACTGATGCAGCGGCGAGCGATCAGCAAAGCCGAACTCGCTCGCCGTTTAGGGAGCAGCCCGGCCTACATCACCAAGGTTCTGCGCGGTGATGCCAACTTCACGGTCCGCTCCATGGTCCGGTTGGCCCGGGCGCTGGATGGGCGCCTCGTCCTCCACCTCGAGGCGGAAGAAGATACCGTTTGA
- a CDS encoding AAA family ATPase, which translates to MSEESGPHPRITRLRLAGFRSIGEAELELRPINVLIGPNGSGKSNLVGFFRMLSHMMTREPRLQEYVGRTGGASALLTDGPAATPQLSAELVLRTEKGANEYAFRLFHAAPDRLVFAEERFRYLPEDHPPEERKWFQIEAAGRTEPQIQRIGEEGNRTARVIHGLLGRCKVFQFHDTSPQARIRQYCPAHDNHYLREDGANLAAFLLRMAGEHPAHYREVIANLRTILPFFDDFELEPEASGAIMLKWREQGADTLFAAHQASDGMLRAMALVALLCQPAEWLPGVVIIDEPELGLHPGALDRIADLAATASRDCQILMATQSPDLLATFEAEDILIAERQGRHSHFRRVGEDELEQWLGDYSAEGEG; encoded by the coding sequence ATGAGCGAAGAGAGCGGCCCCCATCCCCGGATCACCCGTCTGCGCCTGGCGGGCTTCCGCTCCATCGGCGAGGCGGAGCTGGAGCTGCGGCCCATCAACGTCCTCATCGGGCCCAACGGCTCCGGCAAGTCCAACCTGGTGGGCTTCTTCCGCATGCTCAGCCACATGATGACCCGGGAGCCGCGGCTGCAGGAGTACGTGGGCCGCACCGGCGGCGCCTCGGCCCTGCTCACCGATGGCCCGGCGGCCACGCCGCAGCTCTCCGCCGAGCTGGTCCTGCGCACCGAGAAGGGGGCCAACGAGTACGCCTTCCGCCTCTTCCACGCCGCGCCGGACCGGCTGGTCTTCGCCGAGGAGCGCTTCCGCTACCTCCCGGAAGACCACCCGCCGGAGGAGCGCAAGTGGTTCCAGATCGAGGCCGCCGGTCGCACGGAGCCGCAGATCCAGCGCATCGGTGAAGAGGGCAACCGCACCGCCCGGGTCATCCACGGCCTGCTGGGGCGATGCAAGGTCTTCCAGTTCCACGACACCTCGCCCCAGGCGCGGATCCGGCAGTACTGCCCGGCCCACGACAACCACTACCTGCGCGAGGACGGCGCCAACCTGGCCGCCTTCCTCCTGCGCATGGCCGGCGAGCACCCCGCCCACTACCGCGAGGTCATCGCCAACCTGCGCACCATCCTGCCGTTTTTCGACGACTTCGAGCTGGAGCCCGAGGCCAGCGGCGCCATCATGCTCAAGTGGCGGGAGCAGGGGGCCGACACCCTCTTCGCCGCCCACCAGGCCAGCGACGGCATGCTCCGCGCCATGGCCCTGGTGGCGCTGCTCTGCCAGCCGGCGGAGTGGCTGCCCGGCGTGGTGATCATCGACGAGCCGGAGCTGGGCCTGCACCCCGGCGCCCTGGACCGCATTGCCGACCTGGCCGCCACCGCCTCCCGGGACTGCCAGATCCTCATGGCCACCCAGTCCCCGGACCTGCTGGCCACCTTCGAGGCGGAGGATATCCTCATCGCCGAGCGCCAGGGCCGCCACAGCCACTTCCGCCGTGTCGGCGAGGACGAGCTGGAGCAGTGGCTGGGGGATTACAGCGCGGAAGGGGAGGGGTGA
- a CDS encoding type II toxin-antitoxin system ParD family antitoxin, producing MATMNVSLPDRMKEWVEEQAETGRYSNASDYVRDLIRHDQERAEKIEKMQQRVTEGLQSGTGEQSMDELREDWEGQERPPGAE from the coding sequence ATGGCCACAATGAATGTATCGCTTCCAGACCGGATGAAGGAGTGGGTGGAGGAGCAGGCGGAGACGGGTCGTTACAGCAATGCCAGCGATTACGTCCGGGACCTCATCCGCCACGACCAGGAGCGGGCGGAAAAGATTGAGAAAATGCAGCAACGGGTCACGGAGGGCCTGCAGAGTGGAACCGGCGAACAGAGCATGGATGAGCTGCGCGAGGACTGGGAGGGACAGGAGAGGCCCCCTGGAGCTGAGTAG
- a CDS encoding toxin-antitoxin system HicB family antitoxin, producing MNAQDYGITVRRVIEEGEPCFEARVRELPDVVEYADTFEEAYELAIDTIETTAEALAEQGRAMPGPQPPADDFSGRITLRVPKTLHRALAHLAEDEGVSLNQHIVTVLSYCQNAPYGAGTPES from the coding sequence ATGAATGCCCAGGATTACGGGATCACGGTGCGCCGTGTCATCGAAGAGGGTGAGCCCTGTTTCGAGGCGCGCGTGAGAGAGCTGCCGGATGTCGTCGAGTATGCCGACACATTCGAAGAGGCTTACGAACTCGCCATCGACACCATCGAAACAACGGCAGAAGCACTGGCCGAGCAGGGACGGGCCATGCCCGGGCCACAGCCGCCGGCGGACGACTTCAGCGGCCGTATCACGCTCAGGGTGCCAAAGACGCTCCACCGAGCGTTGGCCCATCTGGCGGAGGACGAAGGGGTCAGCCTCAACCAGCACATCGTGACCGTGCTGAGCTATTGCCAAAACGCGCCGTACGGAGCAGGGACCCCCGAGTCCTAG
- a CDS encoding ERCC4 domain-containing protein, whose protein sequence is MSTYWRLQRTGDDKFPYRITLESDGEVTLALRAKDRWPGPQGNVFCLREQEPPEGPVEELEYVPVTSLNRFGKKLAVTLDRRRQRRCDFLFLTRAYKNKPGEYEQIFFRTQGAVKAHKTRGRTQLFGDHPVTALIDRAERYPWRFSGAETRREPLPAGDYALEVDGRIQALVERKTFDNLLSDFGQIQILHQQLAELATYPHPALVIEAEYGDFLDPKRVAPWPATHTARLIAEIQALHPTLPVIFAGNRKQANEWCHGLFRAVAARLAEPAPEAVAEVQGRHTRSGGEGGWALTVRREVLQELPERFTMAMLRKRFPDRQARELRSVLTRMRDEGVLQREGQGRGAVWVKRT, encoded by the coding sequence TTGAGCACCTACTGGCGACTCCAGCGCACTGGCGACGACAAGTTCCCCTACCGGATCACTCTGGAGAGCGACGGCGAGGTGACCCTGGCGCTGCGGGCGAAGGACCGCTGGCCGGGGCCGCAGGGCAATGTCTTCTGTCTGCGGGAGCAGGAGCCGCCGGAGGGACCGGTGGAGGAGCTGGAGTACGTCCCGGTGACCTCGCTCAACCGCTTCGGCAAGAAACTGGCCGTGACCCTGGATCGCCGGCGTCAGCGCCGCTGCGACTTCCTCTTCCTCACCCGGGCGTACAAGAACAAGCCCGGCGAGTACGAGCAGATCTTCTTTCGCACCCAGGGGGCGGTGAAGGCGCACAAGACCCGGGGGCGGACCCAGCTCTTCGGGGACCACCCGGTCACGGCGCTCATCGACCGCGCCGAGCGCTATCCCTGGCGCTTCTCGGGGGCGGAGACTCGGCGGGAGCCGCTACCGGCCGGGGACTACGCCCTGGAGGTGGACGGCCGGATCCAGGCGCTGGTGGAGCGCAAGACCTTCGACAACCTCCTGAGTGATTTCGGCCAGATCCAGATCCTCCATCAACAGCTGGCCGAGCTGGCCACCTACCCCCATCCGGCCCTGGTGATCGAGGCGGAGTACGGCGACTTCCTGGATCCCAAGCGGGTGGCGCCGTGGCCCGCCACCCACACCGCCCGGCTCATCGCGGAGATCCAGGCCCTGCACCCCACCCTGCCGGTGATCTTCGCCGGCAACCGCAAGCAGGCCAACGAGTGGTGTCATGGCCTTTTCCGGGCGGTGGCGGCGCGGCTCGCCGAGCCGGCGCCGGAGGCGGTGGCCGAGGTGCAGGGACGGCATACCCGATCCGGAGGGGAAGGCGGCTGGGCGCTGACGGTGCGCCGGGAGGTGCTCCAGGAGCTGCCGGAGCGCTTTACCATGGCCATGCTGCGCAAGCGCTTCCCGGACCGGCAGGCCCGGGAGCTACGCAGCGTCCTCACGCGGATGCGCGATGAGGGGGTGCTGCAGCGTGAGGGGCAGGGGCGCGGGGCGGTGTGGGTGAAACGGACTTAA
- a CDS encoding type II toxin-antitoxin system PemK/MazF family toxin yields MTGEPGSLVAIPFPYTDLSTSKRRPALVLTSPDEREDFLVLAVTSRETEGAAEVLETPDLEEGRLPRRSWVRVDKAFTVNSSLVQKEYGRLTDVTFKRVHKAFCYQMGCERIAVV; encoded by the coding sequence ATGACTGGTGAGCCGGGTTCGCTGGTTGCCATTCCCTTCCCCTACACGGATCTGAGTACCTCGAAGCGTAGACCGGCCCTTGTGCTTACATCACCGGATGAGCGGGAAGATTTCCTGGTGCTGGCAGTCACCTCCCGGGAGACAGAGGGAGCGGCCGAAGTCCTTGAGACACCGGATCTTGAGGAAGGTCGCTTGCCGCGGAGAAGCTGGGTGCGCGTGGACAAGGCATTTACCGTCAATTCAAGCCTTGTGCAGAAGGAGTACGGAAGGCTTACGGACGTGACCTTCAAGAGGGTGCACAAGGCCTTCTGCTACCAGATGGGGTGTGAGCGCATCGCGGTAGTGTGA
- a CDS encoding winged helix-turn-helix transcriptional regulator yields the protein MPTDEFHYQLMERLEADPEASHRQLTEELGVSVGKTHYTWP from the coding sequence ATGCCCACCGACGAATTCCACTACCAGCTCATGGAGCGCCTCGAGGCTGACCCCGAGGCCAGCCATCGGCAACTGACCGAGGAGCTGGGTGTGTCGGTGGGCAAGACCCACTACACCTGGCCCTGA
- a CDS encoding protein-export chaperone SecB, with protein MPRVQLAAHESDAHHYQLTLTVQDDPDAEDEQPYALDLRMVGQFVVDEGLEHDRVEHLVAVNGASLLYSALREIVLMATGRSAWGSVQLPTMNFNRLTTEPVE; from the coding sequence GTGCCCCGCGTCCAACTGGCAGCCCACGAGTCGGATGCCCATCACTATCAGCTCACGTTGACCGTGCAGGATGACCCGGACGCGGAGGATGAGCAGCCGTACGCACTGGACCTGCGGATGGTGGGGCAGTTCGTCGTGGACGAAGGTCTGGAGCATGATCGGGTGGAACACCTGGTCGCCGTCAACGGCGCTTCGCTGCTCTATTCCGCCCTCCGGGAGATCGTACTCATGGCCACTGGTCGAAGTGCCTGGGGGTCAGTCCAGCTCCCCACCATGAACTTCAATCGCCTTACCACGGAGCCGGTTGAATAG